A section of the Pseudorasbora parva isolate DD20220531a chromosome 2, ASM2467924v1, whole genome shotgun sequence genome encodes:
- the txn2 gene encoding thioredoxin, mitochondrial — protein sequence MAFRLLVRRVCVVCVRDLQRVPASVSSFSSRVGSSPPLFSRPLPQLSSRRSVSFNVQDHEDFTDRVINSQLPVLVDFHAQWCGPCKILGPRLEKAIAKQKGRVAMAKVDIDEHTDLAIEYGVSAVPTVIAMRGGDVIDQFVGIKDEDQLDSFVEKLIGQ from the exons ATGGCTTTCAGGCTGCTGGTGCGGAgagtgtgtgtagtgtgtgtgcgAGATCTCCAGCGTGTTCCCGCCAGCGTCTCTTCTTTCTCCTCCCGTGTGGGCTCGTCTCCGCCGCTCTTTTCCCGCCCGCTCCCACAGCTTTCCTCCCGCAGGAGCGTCTCCTTCAACGTGCAGGACCACGAAGACTTCACCGACAGGGTCATCAACAGCCAGCTGCCCGTCCTCGTAGACTTCCACGCACA gtGGTGCGGCCCCTGTAAGATCCTTGGCCCGCGGCTGGAGAAGGCCATTGCCAAACAGAAGGGTCGCGTGGCCATGGCCAAAGTGGACATCGATGAACACACAGACCTGGCCATCGAGTACGGG GTGTCGGCCGTTCCCACGGTGATCGCCATGCGGGGCGGTGATGTCATCGACCAGTTTGTGGGCATCAAAGATGAAGACCAGCTGGATTCTTTTGTGGAGAAGCTGATTGGACAGTGA